CCCAAACAGTATGGTTTCTGCGAATATTTTTACCGGAGGACATGTAGAAGTTGTAGCGGAAGCGGAAGTCGCCACTCTTGGGTCTTCAACGGATACGGCTACTTACGCGCAAGCCACTCAGACCCGTGTTGAAAACTCCGATGTGGATTTATACGCCTTCGGTTACTACGAGTTCGGTGTTGCCTTTGCAAAACAGATGCAATTAATGCAGCAGAATTTTTCGTTTGGTATATCACCAAAATATCAAAAGCTGAGAACATACTCTCAGGCAGATCTTGGTGTGAACAACTTTGACATTGATGACTATGACGAAAGTGAAGTTAATGAGAGTGCTTTCAACCTTGATTTAGGTGCCGTCTGGTTCAAAGATGCCTGGCGTGTTGGTGCTGCTGTTAAAGATGTGTTTAAGCAGGACATCGCCACCAAAGAAGGCAATAAAACCTATGAACTGAAACCTCAGGTGACGGTTGCAGGTAGCTATGCAACAGAACTGTTTACTGCTGCTGTTGATGTGGATCTGACAAAGCAGACTCGTTTTACCGGCATTGAGGATGACACTCAGTTTATCCGCTTTGGCGTTGAAGGTAATGCCTGGAACTGGGCGCAGCTGCGTCTTGGTTATGAAGTGGATACTCAGGACACACTTGAAGATGCGATTACAGCAGGTATCGGTCTTAGCCCGTTTAATGTTCTCCACCTGGATATTGCCGGCTCTTATGCGGATGAAAATCAGTATGGTGCTTCTGCAAATCTGGCACTGATGTTCTAATCCATTCGTACATTATCTGTACAGACAACCCCGCTCTTTTAAAAAGAGTGGGGTTGGTCACTGAAAAAATTGTCAATACGGCAAACTCTCCTTTATATTATAAATAGTTAATATTCTAGGAGTTCAAATGAAGCGGACTTCATCCTTTTTTCTGGGCCTGAGCCTTTTATTTACACCTTTTTTTTCAGGTGCTGATCAAATTAGCGGTTATTGGAGTTACCAGTCCTATCTGGAGGCTTTTCCGCACCAGAAAATACTGACCAATGTGTTTAATGATGTGGTCAGGCATAAGCCTGAGCCTATCGCTGTCTCAGGTTCAGAGCCGGTAACCATTTCGGTTGTGTATCCCGGTGAGCAGGTTTCGGATTACTGGCGCCGCAATATTAAGGCGTTTGAACTTCGTCTCGATGAATTAAATATTAACTACAAACTTGAGCAGGTATTCACTAAACCTAATGCTGATACCCGGCAGCAGAGTATCTCGTTAAATGCCGCGATTAAAAATAATACCGATTACCTGATATTTACCTTAGATACCAGCCGACACAAAAAGTTTATTGAGCATGTTCTGCACGGGACAGATATCAAACTGATACTGCAGAATATCACCACCCCGGTGAAAGGCTGGGAAAAGAAGCAGCCTTTTTTCTATGTGGGGTTTGATCACTCAATGGGAACGCTGGCGCTGGCGGACTATTTTAAAGCGGTTCTGCCGGAAGAGAGTAATTATTCGGTGCTCTATTTTTCCCAGGGATATATCAGTGATGTCCGTGGTGACACCTTTATTAATGCGATGAACAAGGAAGGGAAGTTTAACCTGAGGTCATCTTATTATACCAAGGCAACAAAGCAGAGCGGATACGAAACCGCAAAGCTGATGCTGGAGAAGAGCCCGGAAACCGAACTAATTTATGCCTGCTCTACCGATGTGGCGCTGGGGGCGGTGGATGCACTTAAAGAGCTCAACCGTACCGATATCAGAATCAATGGCTGGGGCGGTGGTTCTGCCGAGTTAGAGTCTTTGCAGCAGGGCGATCTGGATGTTACCGTTATGCGGATGAACGACGATACCGGCGTAGCCATGGCCGAAGCGATTAAGTGGGATCTGGAAGGTAAAGCCGTACCTACGGTTTATTCCGGTAGCTTTGAACTGGTAACAAAATCTGACAGCGCAGAACGAATCGAGCGCTTAAAACAATACGCATTCAGGTATTCTGACAGATGATGCTTAAGAAAAAAAATCAATCAAAGCTATCAATGGCGAATCTGGTTGTTCGTCTGATATTTATTGTATTTTCAATTTTGATGATCATCTCGCTTATTTTTACTTTCCAGTACAGCAGCAAGGCCATCAATTACGAAGTGGACAGAACGCTGACTCAGACAGCGTCACTGGTGCAAAACCTGTTTGAGCATAAGCTGGAATCCATCCAGGGGCTGCAGGATACTCAGGCCAAAAGCACCACTTTACTGAATTACGTAAAATCTGAAGCGATTGAACAAATCGAAGATTATTTTGTGGCTTCAGAAAAAGCCGATATCAGCAGTTTCCCCGACTTCCGCTTTATTCAGCGGCACAACGAAATTTACTGGGAAGACGGCAACTCACCATTTTTCGGCATCAAAGACGACCAGTTACTGGCCTTTTCCAAAGAGATCGCTTTTAACAACAGCTGGCATCAGATAGCGGTTGAAACAGACGTAGGCCGTGTACATCTTCTTATAAGAAAGACGCCACTTGTCGATGTGAGCAGCGGTGAGGTGATTGGCCGGCTGTTTTTTGGTGTGGTTTTGGATAATAACTATGCGCTGGTGGACTATCTGAAGATCGGCAGTAATACGGAAGATATTATTCTTGCCGTTGACAGTATTCCTGTCGCATCCACGATGAGGCTAGGTGAAGAGCTGCCGGTTAAGGGTGAAAAGCTGGCAGACAACGAACTCTACAGCCAGGTGGAGCTGAAGATAAACGGCGTTGAAACGCCGGTAAGTGTTTATACCATACAGACAAACCAGAGCATTCTGACTCTGGAGAAAAACTTCAGGCTCAGTATCATCTATTCTGTTCTGAGTATTGTGGCTACCGCCATTTTTGCAAGGTTCCTGATCCAGAGGCGTATTGCCGGAGAGCTGGAAACTTTGATGGAATATACCCATAACGCCCGTGAAACCCGCGCGTCTAAGCCGTTTCCCGGTTCTGTGATCTATGAGTTTGAACATATAGGTATGACGCTGGAGCATACCTTTGAAGAGCTTCTGGAAAAAGAGAAGCTCTTCCAGGATCTTTTCAATTATGCGGTTTCTCCGATTATTGTATGGGACAGATACGGAAATCTCAGACAGATGAATCCGGCAGCTGAAAAAGCCTTTGAGAAAGAGGGGAGCTTCTCGGGTCCTGTATTCAAGGCATTTCAGAAGCAGATTGAGGATAAGCTCAGAGCTGTCAGGTCTGGTGCCATTTTGTCCGGAATCAATATAGGTATTTCAGATACCGTCTATCGCTGGAATATTTCGCCTATTTTTCTGGAAAACGGCGTCAGCACCATTATCGGACAGGGGCTGGATATAACGACTCTGATTGAAGCGGAAAAACAGAGTAACCTTGCCAGAGAAGAGGCTGAAAAGGCGGCCAGTGAAAGGGCAGATTTTCTGGCCCGGATGAGCCACGAAATCAGAACGCCGCTAAACGGTATTCTTGGCATTTCTCATCTGCTTAAGAAGAGTGTTGAGCAGGAAGAGCAGAAGAAAAAAGTGGATGTTCTGGTGCAGAGCAGTGAGCATCTTCTGGCTGTGCTTAACGATATTCTGGACTTTTCCAAGATAGAGCAGGGCAAGTTTAAAATAGTGCCGAAAAACTTCCTGTTGTCGGATGTGGTAAATTCGGTGGAAAATATCTATAAGCCTTTGTGTCATGACAAGGGGATTCAGTTAAGGCTGAGAGCCACTTCTGAACATAAGGTTTATATCAGGACAGATCAGGTACGGCTGAATCAGATTCTGTTTAATCTGCTGAGTAACTCGGTGAAGTTTACTCATGTGGGTCATGTTAAGGCCTCACTGAGCCTGGACAGTACGGAGGTCGGTGCCACTTATCTGGAAATCGTTATAGAAGATACCGGGATTGGTATTTCTGAAAAGAACCTTCAGCATATCTTTGAGCCTTTTGTTCAGTCTGAAAAAACCTCGACCCGGGAGTATGAGGGAACCGGCCTGGGACTGGCCATCGTGAAGCATTTAGTCGATATGCTAAAAGGGCATATTGAAATAAAAAGTGCTGAAGGCCTTGGCACAAGTATCAAAGTCGCTCTGCCTGTTGAAGTGGTTGACGGAGAGAAGGTGGAAAGAGATGAAGCTGTGGTTGAAAATCACCAGAACTTCTTTTCAAAACAGCTGAAAACCCTGATTGTTGAAGACAACCAGACCAACGCATATATAGCCAAAGCCTTCTGTAAGAAGTATGCCATGTCTGTTGACTGGGCAAAGGACGCGTTTACCGCCCTGGAAATGCTGGAAAGTACCCGTTACGATTTGATTTTAATGGATAACCAGATGCCGAATATGGACGGTATTGAGGCGACAACTCGGATCCGGGAGATGAAAATTGATACTCCGGTTATTGCCTGTACAGCTGATGGTTATGAGGAAACCAAACAGGCGTTTTTGGCAGCGGGTGCTGACTATGTATTAGTGAAGCCAATTAAGGACAAATCCTTTTTACAAGCGCTGACATACTATAAGCAGATTAACTCAGTTTAAGTTCAGAATCGCTTTATCAAACAGTTCGTGCCTGAATCCCTCGGTCATTTCCAGTTCAGGCTCGAAACGGATACCAAGGAAGGTATCGTTAGTGTATTTCCGGAAGTTGACTATGATGCACTCAATGCTTTTCCCCGGAAAATGTTCCAGGTTGGTTTCCAGTATGACTTTGTCGTCTTTTTTTATATCCAGCGGCTTTTTCAGAAAAACGCCACAGCCGGATACTGAGATATCTCTTAATGTCGCTTTATACTCTTCGCTGTCATAAGTCAGGTTAACCGGCAGGTTGACTTTAATTCTCCGGTTTTCCCGTATCGCTTTTGTTTCAAAATCATAGGGCAGCTTAATATACATCAGCCAGGTTGGCCGCGAGCTGACGGTAATGATTTCTGAACTAAAGGCGATGATATCTCCATACTCGGTATCGGTTATCCCTCTGACCACCACACGGACATTTGTGGTTCTTCGGGTAATCAGATCTTCTACCGCCTTAGGCGGCATATCCAGAATAAGAAACTGTCCCTCTTTAATTCCGACCAGATGGCTGTGCAGACTATACTCATCTTTCTGCCCGAACTTAATCACCACCGAGAGTTTCATACCAAACTCAAGGTAGTCTTTGATCTTATTTACCTTGTTTACCTTTGATTCCATATCCACTCATTGATAACGGATGAATATATTTAGATTAGATGCAATTTATTGCTTTTTGTAGACTTTATTTTCAGGAATGCCAAATGGGCACAGAATTTCAGGATGAACAGATAATTGCTGGGATTGGTATTAAACGTGGGTATCAAGCAGGGTGCCGATAATTTCGTTGGAGCGTTGAACCACATTCGCGCCGGCCTGATTATAGGTGCTGGCCTGATTCAGTTTATTTAACGAATCGATATCAGAAGTGTTGTTTCGTTCTTCTCTGACCACTTCCTGCTCTTTGGCTTCATAATCAATCTTATTAAATTCAAGCGCTTTAGTATTGTCAGGCTCAGGTTGACGGGCGATTTCAGTTGCAGCTTCTTTTGCAAGATTCTGGGATTGATTGATAAGTGAATATCCGGACTGAACCGATGATACTGTCATAACTGAACTTCCACTACGCTGTATTTAGATCCTATGCCTAATTTGTACATTTTTCAACCTGTGGGCTTGCATCTGGCAAATTTAGTCGTGAGCTGATTTAGCTCAGGCATCATTCTTAAAATCAGATGCAGTTGCTGCAGAACCAGGCTTACGGACTCATCCTGTTCATCACGCCACTCTTTCAGTCTGGATTCGATCTCGCTCTGGTCCTGGGTCAAAGCAGGGCAGGCGCTTTCACAATTCAGGTTGTTATAGAGTTGCTCTAACTGCTGATGTATTGATTTATGCGCATCAAGAATAAGCTGGTGCGCTTCCTGATTATCCAGCCTTGATCGGTGAGCGCCCATGGCAGAAATATAGCTAAGCAGAGCATGGTTAAGTGTGAGGAACCGGAAGCTTTCATCTTTAGCAGACTGATATCGGCCGGGCTCAGCCAGCATGTTGTTGATAGCTGAGCTTAATGCCGCACCCTGGGTGTGCGCGTTTCTTCTTGCTACCCGGTAGCTGAGATCATCTTTTTTCCCAATCCGGTACTGGCGGATAATCTGAGCCAGATACTGCCTGTTGGCGTACACTGAATCTGCCATTACTTTATGCAGCCTTCTTGACTGCCAGTCCGGAAGAATAAAGGTAACAGCGGCGACAGCCAGCAGACAGCCCACAAGTGTGTCTGAAAATCTTGGCAGAATGACGGCGTAGCCTTCGCCATGCTGATGGAAGCAGAACAGTACCAGTATGGTGATAAATGAGGTGGCGTAGCTGTAGTTGTTTTCCCTGAATACGAAAAAGGCAACACCGGAGAGCACAATAAAGACTGACTGTGCGGTTTGCGACGGAAACAGAACCAGCAGCAGTGCCCCGATAACGAGTCCGGCAGCCGTACCTATGATACGAGAGTTCAGCTTTTGCCTGGTGGCGCTATAGTTGGGCTGACAGACAAAGAGTATGGTCAGTAAAATCCAGTAGCCCATTTCCATATGAAACTGCTGAATAACCGCATAACCGGCAACCAGTGCGGTGGAGAGGCGAATCGCATGGCGGAATAGTAGCGAGCTTGGTGAGAGGTTGGATTTAATTCTCTCCCACATCATCTCCGGTGTATGGGCTTCGGTGTCTTCAATCAGCTGATCGTCCTGTCTGACTCTTACATCCGGGTTGTTGATATTCGCCAGCTGTTTTTCAACCATCTGCAGATTACTAAGCAGGTATTTTATTTGCGGAACCGCCTGTAGCCAGCGGGGATTAGCGGACTCTTCGATATGCGCAAGCGAGTCCTGAAGCTCACTGATTGCCTGGGTTGCGCTTTGGTTGTGCTGATATTTAGTTTCGTATTTTATAGAGTGGGCTACTTCAAGACAGGCTTTTGCCTGCAATTCCAGAATGTGCTTAAAGCGGAACAGAATATCGCTTCTTTTAAACAGCTCAGCCAGTTCCTGGTAACGGTAGTGGCTGGAACTGACCCGTTCATGAATATCCTGAGCTATAAAATAGACATTAAGGAAGCGGTCGCTGGTGCTGTCCACATTTCCTCTTTCTGAACGGGACAGAAAAGTCGCCTTGCACCGGTTAAGGGCTTCAACGGTGGCTGAGTTCAGGTTTGCTTCCCGGATCCGGTATGGTTGGGGGGTCATGTCGGATACAGGGTGAAACAGCTCTCTTTTTACATGCATATACTCAGACAGTTTTTCAAAAACCGCGGAAAGGCTTTGCTGTACCGGTTGCAAAGGGAAAAGCGTATTCCAGAGAAAAGAGATAACAAAATACCAGATGGAACCTGTGATCAGAAGCAGTGGCTGAGACCAGATATTGGTACTTTCATGCGCGCCTAGCATGGTGTAAATCGCTATCAGCAGTGATCCGAAAGCAATTTTTGCATAGCGGGGACCAATTGCGCCAAGCATGATAAAACCAATGGTGGAGGTAAACAGTCCGGCTGCAAACAGAACAGGATAGTCAAAGAGCAGTTCAATGGAAAAAGTTGCGATAATAAAGCAGGCAATAGTCATCGCCTGGGCTTTCAGCCTGCCATAGGCCTTATCATCAGACTCAGCCAGCGCTGCGGCAATCACCCCAAGCACCAGAGGGATAATGAGTGAAGACTTATCAAAATACCAGCAAGGAACAATAACACCTAACAGAGCGATAAGTATAAGAAAACCATGGTTAAACGCAGTGTTTTTCCAGTAGTAGCGGATGCTGTTAATTAGGATGTTTTGGTTCATAAACAGGTGTGAGTTAACCGGGCTGATATCTAACAGGCTGTTAATTTAACAAATTTTCAGGATTTTCGTTATACCCTGCGGAAAATTTTGTAAACTATACACTTCCGCCCAAACCAGGGGACTGGCGGGACGATTAAGACAACTAATTTTTTAAGTTTGGTCCATCAGAGAGATGAATATGCGCTTATGTGCCAACAGGCTGGCTCAGTTTTTTGTTCAGCAGGAATATTGTGAAGTCGGGATTGATTCAGACCGGCTTATCATCTCCTCCGCTGAGAGCGAGGAGCGAATCCCGTTTTCGATCTGGAACGGCAGTATCAGCATATCCAGAGGGCTTGCATGGGGAACCCTGACTTTTTATTCTCACTGCAAAGACGGGCAACAACTGGCCTGGACCGTTCAGGGACTGCCCTGGAAAAGCTGTAAGTCATTCGCACGGGAAGCCATGGCCAGTTATGAAGCCTGGCATAAAACTCAGTGCGCCCAACTCAGCAGAGCGCTTCCGGGCTGGCAGGAGAGTCTTGATCTTCTGATTAAACAGCCCTCTTATCTGACCCATTCAGAGCTTGAACTCTGGAGAGAAAGGGTCGCGAATGAGCTGAGTGAGATAAACACAAGCTTGCCGGAAGCTGAGCTGCGTATGCCAAATGCCATGGCCTCAGTTTCCGACTGGATTGAGCATGGTATAGATAATCTTGAGAAGCGAAATGAAGAGTGGCTGAATCTGGAGCTGGAAAACTGGTCGGTACTTTTTGCTCAGATAGAAAACTCTCCTTTAAATCTCAGCCAGCAACAAGCGGTGCTTATCAATAACGACCATAACCTGATCCTGGCCGGAGCCGGAACCGGGAAAACCAGCGTGCTGACTGCAAGGGTTGCCTATCTGCTTCAGAGCCATCTGGCACAGGCCGGTCAACTGCTGATGTTGGCTTTCGGCAGTGAAGCCGCAAAGGAGATGAGAGAAAGGCTGGATGACAAAATAGGTCTGGCGTCAGAAAAGGTTTCTGTAAATACATTCCATCAACTTGGCCTGAAGATCCTTAACAGCGTTGAAAATGAAGCAGTAGTTATCTCGCCTGTTGCCACCGAGAAAAAGCTCAAGCAGGCCTGGTGTAGCGAGTGGCTGAAACAGCACTGGACCAATCCGGCAAACTTTAAGCGCTGGCAGAAACACCTGACCAAATGGCCCATCGCCTATCTGACAGGGGATGAAGAGTTAGGTGGTCAGACTGAAAACCCAAAACTGATCTCCTGGCTCGATAGCCAGGTAGAGCAGCTGTGCATGCTGCATATGCCGAAAAAGCAGGTGCAGGAGAGAATTGTTGACCATGAGGATTACTCAAGGCTGAACAGCGAACTCTCTTTAGTCTGGCCTTGTTATCAGGCATGGCAGAAGATGCTCAAAGAGGAAAACCAGATAGACTTCCACAGCATGATTACCAAAGCGACCGTCTATGTGGAGAAAGGGAAATTTAAATCGCCCTGGAAGTACATTATGGTGGATGAGTATCAGGATATCTCTCCGGACAGGCTGGCCCTGATTGAAGCTTTGTGTAACCAGACACTTGTGCAAAATGATGAACAGGTTAAGCCATCGCTGTTTGCCGTGGGGGATGACTGGCAGTCTATTTATCAGTTTGCCGGTTCTGATGTGGACCTGACAACGGATTTCTCAGGCCGTTACTCAAGCTCTACCATTCATAAACTGGATACCACTTACCGCTTTAACAGCCAGATTGGCGCTGTGGCAAACCAGTTTGTTCAGCAAAACCCGGCTCAGATCGAAAAAGAGCTTAACAGCTTTAAAGTGCAGAAGCAGAAAGCGGTTGTTGTCATGCCGCAAAAATATGTGGAAAAAGAGCTGGAAGGGCTGAACAGTAAAGCGGCAGGCACAAAAACGGTTCTTCTGCTGGCAAGGAATCATTACCACAAGCCGGAATGTCTTGCTGAGTGGCAGAAGAGATTCAGTAACCTGAGAATCAGCTTTATGACCTGCCACGGCAGTAAAGGCAAAGAGGCGGACTATGTATTTGTTCTGAATGTGGATAAAGGTCAGTTCCCGGGGGCTCAGCGCCAGCTTCATCTGAA
This genomic stretch from Vibrio sp. JC009 harbors:
- the traF gene encoding conjugal transfer protein TraF; protein product: MNKQSKIAICTGLVLASGSALSATKVADARGNGMGNTGVASASYLVAPFYNPALTAMYEQNHRVGVLLPAVEASIQDKDDTLDMVDELQDLMDVYSDDLTTDTSISGLSSDLDRLNDYLDKLDDNKLTASAGAGIAVAIPNSMVSANIFTGGHVEVVAEAEVATLGSSTDTATYAQATQTRVENSDVDLYAFGYYEFGVAFAKQMQLMQQNFSFGISPKYQKLRTYSQADLGVNNFDIDDYDESEVNESAFNLDLGAVWFKDAWRVGAAVKDVFKQDIATKEGNKTYELKPQVTVAGSYATELFTAAVDVDLTKQTRFTGIEDDTQFIRFGVEGNAWNWAQLRLGYEVDTQDTLEDAITAGIGLSPFNVLHLDIAGSYADENQYGASANLALMF
- a CDS encoding autoinducer 2-binding periplasmic protein LuxP, with protein sequence MKRTSSFFLGLSLLFTPFFSGADQISGYWSYQSYLEAFPHQKILTNVFNDVVRHKPEPIAVSGSEPVTISVVYPGEQVSDYWRRNIKAFELRLDELNINYKLEQVFTKPNADTRQQSISLNAAIKNNTDYLIFTLDTSRHKKFIEHVLHGTDIKLILQNITTPVKGWEKKQPFFYVGFDHSMGTLALADYFKAVLPEESNYSVLYFSQGYISDVRGDTFINAMNKEGKFNLRSSYYTKATKQSGYETAKLMLEKSPETELIYACSTDVALGAVDALKELNRTDIRINGWGGGSAELESLQQGDLDVTVMRMNDDTGVAMAEAIKWDLEGKAVPTVYSGSFELVTKSDSAERIERLKQYAFRYSDR
- a CDS encoding LuxQ periplasmic sensor domain-containing protein, with translation MMLKKKNQSKLSMANLVVRLIFIVFSILMIISLIFTFQYSSKAINYEVDRTLTQTASLVQNLFEHKLESIQGLQDTQAKSTTLLNYVKSEAIEQIEDYFVASEKADISSFPDFRFIQRHNEIYWEDGNSPFFGIKDDQLLAFSKEIAFNNSWHQIAVETDVGRVHLLIRKTPLVDVSSGEVIGRLFFGVVLDNNYALVDYLKIGSNTEDIILAVDSIPVASTMRLGEELPVKGEKLADNELYSQVELKINGVETPVSVYTIQTNQSILTLEKNFRLSIIYSVLSIVATAIFARFLIQRRIAGELETLMEYTHNARETRASKPFPGSVIYEFEHIGMTLEHTFEELLEKEKLFQDLFNYAVSPIIVWDRYGNLRQMNPAAEKAFEKEGSFSGPVFKAFQKQIEDKLRAVRSGAILSGINIGISDTVYRWNISPIFLENGVSTIIGQGLDITTLIEAEKQSNLAREEAEKAASERADFLARMSHEIRTPLNGILGISHLLKKSVEQEEQKKKVDVLVQSSEHLLAVLNDILDFSKIEQGKFKIVPKNFLLSDVVNSVENIYKPLCHDKGIQLRLRATSEHKVYIRTDQVRLNQILFNLLSNSVKFTHVGHVKASLSLDSTEVGATYLEIVIEDTGIGISEKNLQHIFEPFVQSEKTSTREYEGTGLGLAIVKHLVDMLKGHIEIKSAEGLGTSIKVALPVEVVDGEKVERDEAVVENHQNFFSKQLKTLIVEDNQTNAYIAKAFCKKYAMSVDWAKDAFTALEMLESTRYDLILMDNQMPNMDGIEATTRIREMKIDTPVIACTADGYEETKQAFLAAGADYVLVKPIKDKSFLQALTYYKQINSV
- a CDS encoding PilZ domain-containing protein; this translates as MESKVNKVNKIKDYLEFGMKLSVVIKFGQKDEYSLHSHLVGIKEGQFLILDMPPKAVEDLITRRTTNVRVVVRGITDTEYGDIIAFSSEIITVSSRPTWLMYIKLPYDFETKAIRENRRIKVNLPVNLTYDSEEYKATLRDISVSGCGVFLKKPLDIKKDDKVILETNLEHFPGKSIECIIVNFRKYTNDTFLGIRFEPELEMTEGFRHELFDKAILNLN
- the yccS gene encoding YccS family putative transporter; protein product: MNQNILINSIRYYWKNTAFNHGFLILIALLGVIVPCWYFDKSSLIIPLVLGVIAAALAESDDKAYGRLKAQAMTIACFIIATFSIELLFDYPVLFAAGLFTSTIGFIMLGAIGPRYAKIAFGSLLIAIYTMLGAHESTNIWSQPLLLITGSIWYFVISFLWNTLFPLQPVQQSLSAVFEKLSEYMHVKRELFHPVSDMTPQPYRIREANLNSATVEALNRCKATFLSRSERGNVDSTSDRFLNVYFIAQDIHERVSSSHYRYQELAELFKRSDILFRFKHILELQAKACLEVAHSIKYETKYQHNQSATQAISELQDSLAHIEESANPRWLQAVPQIKYLLSNLQMVEKQLANINNPDVRVRQDDQLIEDTEAHTPEMMWERIKSNLSPSSLLFRHAIRLSTALVAGYAVIQQFHMEMGYWILLTILFVCQPNYSATRQKLNSRIIGTAAGLVIGALLLVLFPSQTAQSVFIVLSGVAFFVFRENNYSYATSFITILVLFCFHQHGEGYAVILPRFSDTLVGCLLAVAAVTFILPDWQSRRLHKVMADSVYANRQYLAQIIRQYRIGKKDDLSYRVARRNAHTQGAALSSAINNMLAEPGRYQSAKDESFRFLTLNHALLSYISAMGAHRSRLDNQEAHQLILDAHKSIHQQLEQLYNNLNCESACPALTQDQSEIESRLKEWRDEQDESVSLVLQQLHLILRMMPELNQLTTKFARCKPTG
- the helD gene encoding DNA helicase IV; amino-acid sequence: MRLCANRLAQFFVQQEYCEVGIDSDRLIISSAESEERIPFSIWNGSISISRGLAWGTLTFYSHCKDGQQLAWTVQGLPWKSCKSFAREAMASYEAWHKTQCAQLSRALPGWQESLDLLIKQPSYLTHSELELWRERVANELSEINTSLPEAELRMPNAMASVSDWIEHGIDNLEKRNEEWLNLELENWSVLFAQIENSPLNLSQQQAVLINNDHNLILAGAGTGKTSVLTARVAYLLQSHLAQAGQLLMLAFGSEAAKEMRERLDDKIGLASEKVSVNTFHQLGLKILNSVENEAVVISPVATEKKLKQAWCSEWLKQHWTNPANFKRWQKHLTKWPIAYLTGDEELGGQTENPKLISWLDSQVEQLCMLHMPKKQVQERIVDHEDYSRLNSELSLVWPCYQAWQKMLKEENQIDFHSMITKATVYVEKGKFKSPWKYIMVDEYQDISPDRLALIEALCNQTLVQNDEQVKPSLFAVGDDWQSIYQFAGSDVDLTTDFSGRYSSSTIHKLDTTYRFNSQIGAVANQFVQQNPAQIEKELNSFKVQKQKAVVVMPQKYVEKELEGLNSKAAGTKTVLLLARNHYHKPECLAEWQKRFSNLRISFMTCHGSKGKEADYVFVLNVDKGQFPGAQRQLHLNSVLTQTADDYPFAEERRLFYVALTRAREKVWVSYETHESEFVEELISANYPILKKR